A single window of Ascaphus truei isolate aAscTru1 unplaced genomic scaffold, aAscTru1.hap1 HAP1_SCAFFOLD_81, whole genome shotgun sequence DNA harbors:
- the LOC142486306 gene encoding uncharacterized protein LOC142486306, with amino-acid sequence MSSLFIRSRHNVNVDHIFSDPNSVQGIESVTEDFHPILAQLEKTLMLESKQWWEATTLSKYLENHRIPRGLRVRKKPTGDAHNEGFMREWNEILDQCSFSLMKLLVHQRRKTLAELDGHILDMKIQLDPYKDNKELLALEPTIKKRLDQAELEIVQIKQQKFFRDKQDYDTGCQRDWAKKSKEINAINVDNKKPNVTIGSKESNAKRSRYIQKGVNNAPKKSSSNVLVPTPFVPVKQPLHDKNLYLQQKRAKERYDALTLPQSIPIPVSNRYTLLSDIGSESDVESISYTPLPTPAIKSNFSFLEWRKERDHIFPEVEIIKHASEIQPPLNYKKRKTGPEGEEEQQAFVHVL; translated from the exons ATGAGCTCGCTGTTCATAAGATCTCGTCACAATGTCAATGTTGATCATATCTTTAGTGACCCTAACTCAGTCCAAGGTATAGAAAGTGTGACTGAAGATTTTCATCCAATACTTGCTCAGTTAGAAAAAACACTTATGCTAGAAAGCAAACAATGGTGGGAAGCCACCACACTGAGCAAGTATTTGGAAAATCACCGTATCCCTAGGGGGCTTAGGGTTCGGAAAAAACCCACCGGAGATGCGCATAATGAGGGCTTCATGAGGGAATGGAATGAAATATTAGACCAATGTTCGTTCTCTCTCATGAAGCTTTTGGTGCATCAACGGAGGAAAACCCTAGCCGAATTGGATGGCCATATATTAGATATGAAGATCCAATTAGATCCCTATAAAGATAACAAGGAGTTGCTCGCTCTAGAACCGACTATTAAGAAAAGGCTAGATCAGGCAGAATTAGAGATAGTTCAAATTAAACAACAAAAATTTTTTAGGGATAAACAAGACTATGACACTGGTTGTCAGAGAGATTGGGCAAAGAAATCTAAGGAGATTAATGCTATAAATGTAGATAATAAGAAACCCAATGTAACGATAGGATCCAAAGAATCCAATGCTAAAAGGAGCAGATATATACAAAAGGGAGTTAATAATGCCCCAAAAAAATCCTCTAGTAATGTACTGGTTCCCACACCGTTCGTTCCGGTTAAGCAACCTTTGCATGATAAAAATCTATATCTGCAACAAAAAAGAGCTAAGGAACGATATGATGCACTAACATTACCTCAATCAATTCCCATTCCGGTCAGCAATAGATATACACTGCTGTCGGATATAGGATCAGAGAGTGATGTGGAGAGCATCTCGTATACACCACTCCCCACACCAGCCATTAAATCAAatttctcttttttagagtggaggaaggaaagagatcacatcttcccagaggtggaaataatcaaacatgcatcagaaatccaacctccactaaactacaaaaaaagaaagacaggacccgagggagaagaggag CAACAGGCCTTTGTTCATGTGCTGTGA